A single window of Magnetococcus marinus MC-1 DNA harbors:
- a CDS encoding M48 family metalloprotease: protein MFAIPLWILGIVQISWLALLILLAAPFVGIALQLALSRTREFEADRSAVDLTNDPHGLASALKRIEMPRWNWMSRFLRPIQHQREYHWLKTHPDIQARIDKLLSMSGADQVIHSHPVQVLSRPRQTYVQPRSRVIRPVIYRPAIRWEWR from the coding sequence TTGTTTGCCATTCCCTTATGGATACTGGGTATTGTACAGATCTCCTGGCTGGCCCTTCTGATTCTGCTGGCGGCCCCATTTGTGGGGATCGCGCTTCAACTGGCTCTCTCTCGCACACGTGAATTTGAAGCGGATCGAAGCGCTGTCGACTTGACCAATGACCCTCATGGGCTGGCCTCAGCACTCAAGCGCATTGAGATGCCCAGGTGGAACTGGATGTCACGTTTTCTCCGCCCCATTCAGCACCAGCGGGAGTACCACTGGTTAAAAACGCACCCGGACATCCAGGCCCGTATCGATAAATTACTCTCCATGTCAGGAGCAGATCAGGTCATCCATTCACATCCTGTGCAAGTACTCTCTCGCCCAAGACAAACGTATGTACAACCGCGATCTCGAGTGATTCGCCCGGTGATTTATCGGCCAGCGATCCGATGGGAGTGGAGGTAG